In one Lasioglossum baleicum unplaced genomic scaffold, iyLasBale1 scaffold2087, whole genome shotgun sequence genomic region, the following are encoded:
- the LOC143221225 gene encoding uncharacterized protein LOC143221225 — translation MLFWLLTACTLTWYTVQASYDLMFEDVDCSQINEEYVAACELELDYDSTYGASMNTYLEVIKDLPADVRVKADVFTVRMGEYTVDVGLHVDVGLCEITQNPNSVAVPLLRGLNMEKDACPPTAKIYQREGYVIDNTDGLPQTFPSGHYLINMTLLRGDTIFVHIDLYIRVY, via the exons ATGCTGTTTTGGTTGTTGACAGCTTGTACGTTGACATGGTACACGGTGCAG gCAAGTTACGACTTGATGTTCGAAGATGTTGATTGCTCTCAAATTAACGAAGAATATGTAGCAGCATGCGAGTTAGAGCTGGACTACGACAGCACATATGGGGCCAGTATGAATACATACTTAGAGGTTATTAAGGATTTACCCGCGGATGTGAGG GTAAAAGCCGATgtattcacggttcgaatgggTGAATATACGGTTGATGTTGGTCTACATGTGGACGTAGGTCTCTGCGAAATTACCCAAAATCCAAATTCTGTAGCTGTTCCGCTTTTAAGAGGACTGAACATGGAGAAAGACGCTTGTCCACCAACAGCG AAAATTTATCAACGAGAAGGATACGTAATCGACAACACGGATGGTTTGCCACAGACATTTCCCAGTGGAcactatttaataaatatgacgCTTCTAAGAGGAGACACTATATTTGTGCACATAGATCTTTATATAAGAGTCTACTGA